A DNA window from Engystomops pustulosus chromosome 6, aEngPut4.maternal, whole genome shotgun sequence contains the following coding sequences:
- the LOC140065123 gene encoding Golgi apparatus membrane protein TVP23 homolog B-like isoform X1 has protein sequence MMRQDSNDETEDVSLFDADEETSRSSRKKKIRHPIASFFHLFFRVSAIIVYLLCELISKSFIACMVTIILLLSCDFWAVKNITGRLLVGLRWWNQVDDDGKSHWVYESRKSGKKTSSDAESRIFWLGLISCPIIWVIFAFSTLFSFNVKWLAVVIMGVTLQGANLYGYIKCKVGTRKNLTSIATSYLGSQFLRQTFSREAQAET, from the exons ATGATGCGGCAG gacagtaatgatgAGACGGAGGACGTTTCGCTGTTTGACGCCGATGAAGAAACTTCAAGGAGTTCCAGGAAGAAAAAGATAAG GCATCCCATTGCATCGTTTTTTCATCTATTTTTCCGAGTGAGCGCCATAATTGTCTATCTCCTGTGTGAACTCATCTCTAAGAGCTTCATCGCCTGCATGGTGaccattattctgctgctgtcaTGTGACTTCTGGGCAGTGAAG AACATCACAGGAAGGTTATTGGTGGGACTGCGATGGTGGAACCAAGTAGATGACGATGGGAAGAGTCATTGGGTGTATGAATCCAGGAAG TCAGGAAAGAAAACCTCCTCTGATGCAGAGTCCCGGATCTTCTGGCTCGGCCTCATCTCCTGCCCCATCATTTGGGTTATCTTTGCCTTCAGCACTTTGTTTTCATTCAATGTGAAATGGCTG GCTGTGGTCATTATGGGAGTCACTCTTCAGGGTGCAAATCTCTATGGTTACATCAAATGTAAAGTGGGCACTCGCAAGAACCTGACCAGCATTGCCACCAGTTACTTGGGCAGCCAGTTCCTCAGACAG ACGTTTTCTAGGGAGGCGCAGGCGGAGACATAA
- the LOC140065123 gene encoding Golgi apparatus membrane protein TVP23 homolog B-like isoform X2, which translates to MVTIILLLSCDFWAVKNITGRLLVGLRWWNQVDDDGKSHWVYESRKSGKKTSSDAESRIFWLGLISCPIIWVIFAFSTLFSFNVKWLAVVIMGVTLQGANLYGYIKCKVGTRKNLTSIATSYLGSQFLRQTFSREAQAET; encoded by the exons ATGGTGaccattattctgctgctgtcaTGTGACTTCTGGGCAGTGAAG AACATCACAGGAAGGTTATTGGTGGGACTGCGATGGTGGAACCAAGTAGATGACGATGGGAAGAGTCATTGGGTGTATGAATCCAGGAAG TCAGGAAAGAAAACCTCCTCTGATGCAGAGTCCCGGATCTTCTGGCTCGGCCTCATCTCCTGCCCCATCATTTGGGTTATCTTTGCCTTCAGCACTTTGTTTTCATTCAATGTGAAATGGCTG GCTGTGGTCATTATGGGAGTCACTCTTCAGGGTGCAAATCTCTATGGTTACATCAAATGTAAAGTGGGCACTCGCAAGAACCTGACCAGCATTGCCACCAGTTACTTGGGCAGCCAGTTCCTCAGACAG ACGTTTTCTAGGGAGGCGCAGGCGGAGACATAA